In Felis catus isolate Fca126 chromosome E1, F.catus_Fca126_mat1.0, whole genome shotgun sequence, the following proteins share a genomic window:
- the CE1H17orf98 gene encoding uncharacterized protein C17orf98 homolog, with the protein MSRVCECPLRLEKGFILDGVAVSTMAHTYERLRPKVWSAIPPYNAQQDYHARRYFRSRVVPPVLRRTEQDLGGTGRDGWIVDYFHIFGQGQRYLNRRNWAGAGHSLQQVTGHDNYNADLKMINGFNGRFGYRRNTPDLRQRPSVFGEVTRFPLF; encoded by the exons ATGTCGCGCGTGTGCGAGTGTCCTCTGCGGCTGGAAAAGGGCTTCATCTTGGATGGTGTGGCCGTGAGCACCATGGCCCACACCTATGAGCGCCTGAGGCCCAAGGTCTGGTCGGCGATTCCGCCCTACAACGCCCAGCAGGACTACCACGCCCGCCGATACTTCCGGAGCCGCGTGGTTCCGCCAGTGCTGCGCCGGACTGAACAG GATCTCGGGGGCACAGGCAGGGATGGCTGGATAGTGGATTATTTCCACATCTTCGGGCAAGGACAGAGATACCTGAACCGGAGAAACTGGGCAGGGGCAG GGCATTCCCTCCAGCAGGTGACAGGGCATGATAACTACAATGCTGATCTGAAAATGATCAACGGGTTCAATGGTCGGTTTGGCTATCGCAGGAACACCCCAGACCTCCGCCAGCGCCCATCGGTCTTTGGAGAGGTCACCCGATTCCCTCTCTTCTGA
- the RPL23 gene encoding 60S ribosomal protein L23: protein MSKRGRGGSSGAKFRISLGLPVGAVINCADNTGAKNLYIISVKGIKGRLNRLPAAGVGDMVMATVKKGKPELRKKVHPAVVIRQRKSYRRKDGVFLYFEDNAGVIVNNKGEMKGSAITGPVAKECADLWPRIASNAGSIA, encoded by the exons ATGTCGAAGCGGG GACGTGGTGGGTCCTCCGGTGCGAAATTCCGGATTTCCCTGGGTCTTCCGGTCGGAGCCGTGATCAACTGCGCTGACAACACGG GAGCCAAAAATCTGTATATCATCTCTGTGAAGGGGATCAAAGGAAGACTGAATAGACTTCCTGCTGCTGGCGTGGGTGACATGGTGATGGCCACAGTGAAGAAAGGCAAACCAGAGCTCAGAAAGAAGG tacATCCAGCAGTGGTAATTCGACAACGAAAATCATACCGGAGAAAAGATGGAGTGTTCCTCTATTTTGAAGATAATGCGGGGGTCATAGTAAATAATAAAGGTGAAATGAAAG GTTCTGCCATCACAGGACCCGTTGCAAAGGAGTGTGCAGACTTGTGGCCCAGGATTGCATCCAATGCTGGCAGCATCgcatga